The Salvia miltiorrhiza cultivar Shanhuang (shh) chromosome 1, IMPLAD_Smil_shh, whole genome shotgun sequence genome has a window encoding:
- the LOC131020025 gene encoding pheophorbide a oxygenase, chloroplastic, with protein sequence MVVVSLAASTPIFASTASSLPRDSFCTPRVCGNASQKRRKILNNPLRVAAPSSAPGAAVSGEDRENVDPAIEIEDSEDNSSSKFSWRDHWYPVSLVEDLDPRYPTPFQLLNRDLVLWFDNSASQWVAFDDRCPHRLAPLSEGRIDENGHLQCSYHGWSFDGCGSCSRIPQAASQGPEARAVKSPRACATRFPTMVSQGLLFVWPDEKGWERAQATTPPKLPDDFDKPEFSSVTIQRDLYYGYDTLMENVSDPSHIDFAHHKVTGRRDRAKPLTFKMESTGPWGFAGANDDNPKISSKFVAPCYYINKVEIDTKLPIVGDQKWVIWICSFNVPMAPGKTRSIVCSARNFFQFTMPGPAWWQVVPRWHEHWTSNKVYDGDMIVLQGQEKVFLSQSKDDDVNKQYTKLTFTPTQADRFVLAFRNWLSRYGNSQPQWFGTTNQQPPPSTVLSKREMLDRYEQHTLKCSSCKSAHDAFETWNKVLIGASIVCAATAGIPPNLQLRIIIGAVAILASASAYALHELRKNFVFVDYVHADID encoded by the exons ATGGTGGTTGTTTCGCTAGCCGCATCTACACCGATATTCGCCTCGACTGCTAGTAGTCTGCCGCGAGATTCCTTTTGCACCCCCCGTGTTTGCGGAAATGCCTCACAGAAAAGGAGAAAAATTCTCAACAACCCGCTGCGTGTGGCTGCGCCGTCGTCTGCTCCCGGCGCCGCCGTTTCTGGAGAGGATCGAGAGAATGTAGACCCCGCGATCGAGATCGAAGATTCCGAAGACAATTCGTCTTCCAAGTTTTCCTGGAGAGATCATTGGTACCCTGTTTCCCTCGTGGAAGATCTCGACCCTCGTTATCCGACGCCGTTCCAGCTGCTGAACCGTGACCTAGTTCTCTGGTTCGACAATTCCGCCTCGCAGTGGGTTGCTTTCGATGACAGATGCCCCCACAGGCTCGCTCCTTTATCA GAAGGGAGGATAGATGAGAATGGGCACTTGCAGTGCTCATACCATGGCTGGTCCTTTGATGGATGCGGGTCGTGCAGCCGGATTCCTCAGGCGGCCTCGCAAGGGCCGGAGGCGCGTGCTGTTAAGTCGCCGAGGGCGTGTGCGACGAGGTTTCCAACCATGGTTTCTCAAGGCCTTCTCTTTGTTTGGCCTGATGAGAAAGGCTGGGAAAGAGCTCAAGCCACTACGCCTCCAAA GTTGCCTGATGATTTCGACAAGCCTGAGTTTTCATCGGTGACAATTCAGCGCGATTTGTACTATGGCTATGATACTCTCATGGAGAATGTGTCTGATCCTTCCCACATTGACTTTGCACACCACAAG GTTACTGGCAGAAGAGATAGAGCAAAGCCCTTAACTTTCAAGATGGAGTCGACTGGACCTTGGGGTTTTGCTGGTGCGAATGATGACAATCCAAAAATCAGTTCTAAGTTTGTCGCGCCATGCTATTATATAAATAA GGTTGAGATCGACACAAAGCTTCCAATCGTTGGTGACCAAAAATGGGTGATATGGATTTGCTCCTTCAACGTTCCAATGGCACCCGGCAAAACCCGCTCAATTGTTTGTAGCGCTCGAAACTTCTTCCAGTTTACCATGCCAGGCCCTGCATGGTGGCAG GTGGTTCCTCGATGGCATGAGCACTGGACTTCAAACAAGGTATACGACGGCGACATGATCGTGCTTCAAGGTCAAGAGAAGGTCTTTCTTTCACAATCAAAGGATGACGATGTCAACAAGCAATACACAAAACTAACATTCACCCCCACACAAGCCGACCGTTTTGTCCTCGCATTCCGGAACTGGCTCTCGCGATACGGCAACAGCCAGCCTCAGTGGTTCGGCACCACCAACCAACAGCCGCCACCATCCACCGTATTGTCCAAACGAGAG ATGCTGGACAGGTACGAACAGCACACGCTCAAGTGCTCGTCGTGTAAGAGTGCACACGACGCCTTCGAAACATGGAACAAGGTTTTGATCGGTGCTTCAATTGTATGCGCAGCTACAGCCGGCATCCCTCCCAACCTGCAGCTGCGTATCATTATCGGAGCAGTGGCAATCTTAGCCTCTGCGTCAGCCTATGCTCTGCACGAGCTGCGTAAGAACTTTGTCTTCGTAGATTACGTTCACGCTGATATTGATTAG
- the LOC131020033 gene encoding histone H2B.7 — protein sequence MAPKAEKKPAEKKPAEEKKSVVAEKAPAAEKKPKAGKKLPKDAAAGGDKKKKKARKNVETYKIYIFKVLKQVHPDIGISSKAMGIMNSFINDIFEKLAQESSKLARYNKKPTITSREIQTAVRLVLPGELAKHAVSEGTKAVTKFTSS from the coding sequence ATGGCACCGAAGGCAGAGAAGAAGCCCGCCGAGAAGAAGCCGGCGGAGGAGAAGAAGTCGGTGGTGGCCGAGAAGGCGCCCGCGGCGGAGAAGAAGCCGAAGGCCGGCAAGAAGCTGCCGAAGGACGCCGCCGCCGGCGGagacaagaagaagaagaaggcgaggAAGAATGTGGAGACATACAAAATCTACATCTTCAAGGTCCTGAAGCAGGTCCATCCCGACATCGGGATCTCGAGCAAGGCGATGGGGATCATGAACAGCTTCATCAACGACATCTTCGAGAAGCTCGCCCAGGAATCCTCCAAATTGGCGAGGTACAACAAGAAGCCTACGATCACATCTAGGGAAATCCAGACGGCCGTCAGATTGGTGCTTCCCGGCGAGCTCGCCAAGCACGCTGTCTCTGAGGGGACCAAGGCCGTTACCAAATTCACTAGCTCTTAG